Proteins encoded by one window of Canis lupus dingo isolate Sandy chromosome 10, ASM325472v2, whole genome shotgun sequence:
- the LOC112668013 gene encoding ATP synthase subunit O, mitochondrial-like produces MSKNQISNKFQADTGINTPTWGLTYSPPEKMAAPAVSGLSRQVRCFSTSVVRPFSKLVRPPVQIHGIEGRDATALYSAASKQNKLEQVEKELLRVAQILKEPKMAASIMNPYIKRSVKVKSLNDVTAKERFSPITSNLINLLAEKGRLNNTPGVISAFSTMMSVHRGEVPCTVTTASPLDEATLTELKTVLKSFLCKGQVLKLEVKVDPSIMGGMIVRIGEKYADMSAGTKIQKLSRAMREVF; encoded by the coding sequence ATGTCTAAGAACCAGATTTCAAACAAGTTCCAGGCTGACACTGGCATCAATACCCCTACCTGGGGTTTGACCTACAGCCCCCCGGAGAAGATGGCCGCCCCAGCGGTGTCCGGGCTGTCCCGGCAGGTGCGGTGCTTTAGCACGTCTGTGGTCAGGCCGTTTTCCAAGCTTGTGAGGCCACCTGTTCAGATACATGGTATCGAAGGTCGCGATGCCACTGCTCTTTATTCTGCTGCATCGAAACAGAATAAACTGGAACAAGTAGAAAAGGAATTGTTGAGAGTAGCACAAATCTTGAAGGAACCTAAAATGGCTGCTTCCATTATGAATCCCTACATAAAGCGTTCCGTGAAAGTGAAAAGCCTAAATGACGTGACAGCAAAAGAGAGGTTCTCTCCTATCACATCCAACCTGATCAATTTGCTTGCTGAGAAGGGTCGCTTGAACAATACCCCTGGAGTCATTTCTGCCTTTTCCACCATGATGAGTGTGCACCGTGGAGAAGTGCCATGCACAGTGACCACCGCGTCTCCTTTGGATGAAGCCACTCTTACTGAACTAAAAACGGTCCTGAAGAGCTTCCTATGCAAAGGCCAAGTATTAAAATTGGAAGTTAAGGTTGATCCATCAATCATGGGGGGAATGATTGTCCGTATTGGAGAGAAATATGCTGATATGTCTGCAGGAACCAAGATTCAGAAGCTGAGCAGGGCCATGCGGGAGGTTTTCTGA